A genome region from Cryptosporidium parvum Iowa II chromosome 8, whole genome shotgun sequence includes the following:
- a CDS encoding saccharomyces Yor006cp like protein conserved across euks and archaea — protein MKSRNSTKTQIETDFVSEFISETDSSEIEYKFESGKNAELDKKDGEKVSKKADKDEAIEVNKEEKVEEEDDEEKGEEEEEEEEEEEEEEEEEEEEEEEEEEEEEDDDDDDDEEEEEDDEEEKEEPTIKIGLWDFCQCDVARCSGRKLLRFNYAKKLQFSSNYARKWPGIILSPRAKKKVSMEDLPLILKGGVGVIDCSWNKIDQVPFHKIHNGNERLLPFLVAANSTHYGRPYELSCAEAISACLFFFGFPKQAEKLLGIFKGGHHFLELNKEAFDLYKSKGINSQSIINAEQDFINKYMNKQKQRESRDYDSLFSSSYEDDDYDNDGKA, from the coding sequence aTGAAATCTAGAAATAGTACTAAAACTCAAATAGAGACAGACTTCGTTTCCGAATTCATTTCAGAAACAGATTCTtcagaaattgaatataaatttgaatcgGGAAAGAATGCGGAATTGGATAAGAAGGATGGGGAAAAAGTAAGTAAGAAAGCAGATAAAGACGAAGCGATAGAAGTGAACAAGGAAGAAAAGGTGgaggaagaagatgatgagGAGAAAGGagaggaggaggaggaggaggaagaagaagaagaagaagaagaagaagaagaagaagaagaagaggaagaagaagaagaagaagaagaagatgatgatgatgatgatgatgaagaggaagaggaagatgatgaagagGAGAAAGAAGAGCCCACCATAAAAATAGGGCTTTGGGACTTTTGCCAATGTGACGTGGCTAGATGCAGTGGAAGAAAGCTTCTGAGGTTTAACTATGCAAAAAAGCTCCAATTTAGTAGCAACTATGCAAGAAAGTGGCCAGGAATTATTTTAAGTCCCAGAGCAAAGAAGAAGGTTTCAATGGAAGATTTACCACTAATATTGAAAGGAGGAGTGGGAGTTATTGACTGCTCATGGAACAAAATTGACCAAGTTCCTTTCCATAAAATACATAATGGAAATGAAAGACTTCTTCCATTTCTTGTAGCGGCCAATTCTACACATTATGGAAGACCTTATGAACTTTCTTGTGCAGAAGCCATTTCAGCTTGTTTGTTCTTCTTTGGATTTCCTAAACAAGCTGAGAAACTTCTTGGAATCTTTAAAGGCGGGCATCACTTTCTAGAGCTTAATAAGGAAGCATTTGATCTTTATAAATCCAAAGGAATAAACTCCcaatcaataattaatgctGAGCAAGACTTTATTAACAAGTATATGAACAAGCAGAAACAGAGAGAGTCCAGAGACTATGATTCCCTCTTTTCTTCGTCCTACgaagatgatgattatGATAATGATGGAAAAGCCTAA